The Collimonas sp. PA-H2 genome contains a region encoding:
- a CDS encoding YihY/virulence factor BrkB family protein produces the protein MIKLPERRRVQAMLASTLNEWFKQRSGSKGAALAFYTLFSMAPMLILVIAIAGAVFGEQAARGEIFGQLSGLIGPTGADAIQLLLAAAHQNQSGPLAALIAVVVLLAGATTVFSELKDSLDEIWYVERTRQSGLMSLIRTRLLSFGLILVLAFLLLTSLVISAALALLAKYLGGTWVSVTAIFSPLSQLFAFAVIASLFASIYKMLPQTKLPWRDVWIGSIGTAALFVLGKYLIGIYLGNSGVASSYGAAGSVIALLLWIYYSAQIFFFGAQFTRQYALFFGSLQNKEAGNLATPAS, from the coding sequence ATGATCAAACTCCCCGAGCGCCGGCGTGTCCAGGCCATGCTGGCCAGCACCCTGAACGAATGGTTCAAGCAGCGTTCCGGCAGCAAAGGCGCGGCGCTGGCCTTCTACACACTGTTCTCGATGGCGCCGATGCTGATCCTGGTGATCGCGATCGCCGGCGCGGTGTTCGGCGAACAGGCGGCGCGCGGCGAGATTTTCGGCCAGCTGTCGGGCCTGATCGGGCCGACCGGCGCCGACGCCATCCAGCTGCTGCTGGCCGCGGCCCACCAGAACCAGTCGGGGCCGCTAGCGGCGCTGATTGCCGTGGTCGTACTGTTGGCCGGCGCCACCACCGTGTTTTCCGAGCTGAAGGATAGCCTGGACGAGATCTGGTACGTCGAACGCACCCGCCAGTCCGGCCTCATGTCGCTGATACGCACCCGCTTGCTGTCGTTCGGGCTGATCCTGGTACTGGCCTTCCTGCTGCTGACCTCGCTGGTGATCAGCGCGGCGCTGGCGCTGCTGGCCAAATACCTGGGCGGCACCTGGGTCAGCGTGACGGCGATCTTTTCGCCGCTGTCGCAGCTGTTCGCCTTTGCCGTGATCGCCAGCCTGTTCGCCTCGATCTACAAGATGCTGCCGCAGACCAAGCTGCCGTGGCGCGACGTCTGGATCGGCTCGATCGGCACCGCCGCCCTGTTCGTGCTCGGCAAATACCTGATCGGCATCTACCTCGGCAACAGCGGCGTCGCCTCCAGCTATGGCGCGGCCGGCTCGGTGATCGCGCTGCTGCTGTGGATTTACTACTCGGCGCAGATTTTCTTCTTCGGCGCCCAGTTCACGCGCCAGTACGCGCTGTTTTTCGGCAGCCTGCAAAACAAAGAAGCCGGCAATCTGGCGACGCCGGCTTCCTGA
- the bamE gene encoding outer membrane protein assembly factor BamE yields MKQLFPALLAGLLLSLGGCASLLAPPVNPGEPEAQVLARLGKPTGTYQDGNDVLLEYARGPFGQATYMAKIGSDHKLISYEQVLTMEKFATIKVGQFNQADVLRTIGKPFETVYYDRVKLNGWNYAFKEAGVWNSEMTVYFDDSGIVRKLENGPDPRFEHSRFGR; encoded by the coding sequence ATGAAGCAACTCTTCCCTGCCCTGTTAGCCGGCCTGCTGCTCAGCCTGGGCGGTTGCGCCTCGCTGCTGGCGCCGCCGGTCAATCCGGGCGAGCCGGAAGCGCAAGTACTGGCGCGCCTGGGCAAACCCACCGGGACTTATCAAGACGGCAATGATGTACTATTGGAATATGCGCGCGGCCCGTTCGGCCAGGCGACGTACATGGCGAAAATCGGCTCCGACCATAAATTAATTTCTTATGAACAAGTATTAACCATGGAGAAATTCGCCACCATCAAGGTCGGCCAGTTCAACCAGGCCGACGTGCTGCGCACCATAGGCAAGCCTTTCGAGACCGTCTACTACGACCGGGTCAAGCTGAACGGCTGGAACTACGCCTTCAAGGAAGCGGGCGTCTGGAACTCGGAGATGACGGTGTATTTCGACGACAGCGGCATTGTACGCAAACTGGAAAACGGCCCCGATCCGCGCTTTGAGCATAGCCGCTTCGGCCGATAA
- the rpsO gene encoding 30S ribosomal protein S15, whose translation MTIEKTAKAAIITDNARGQNDTGSPEVQVALLTARINDLNGHFKAHAKDHHSRRGLIMMVNRRKSLLSYLKGKDLNRYRSLIEKLGLRK comes from the coding sequence ATGACTATCGAAAAAACAGCCAAGGCCGCTATTATCACTGATAATGCGCGCGGTCAAAACGACACCGGCTCCCCGGAAGTGCAAGTTGCGCTGCTGACAGCCCGTATCAACGACCTGAACGGTCACTTCAAAGCCCACGCCAAGGATCACCATTCCCGCCGCGGCCTGATCATGATGGTTAACCGTCGTAAAAGCCTGCTGTCCTACCTCAAAGGTAAGGACCTGAACCGTTACCGCTCGCTGATCGAAAAACTCGGCTTGCGTAAGTAA
- the pnp gene encoding polyribonucleotide nucleotidyltransferase: MFNKVTKTFQYGQHQVTLETGEIARQASGAVLVSIEDTVVLATVVARKDAKPGQDFFPLTVDYVEKTYAAGRIPGGFFKREGRPSEKETLTSRLIDRPIRPLFPEGYLNEVQVIIHVLSVNPEIDPDIAAMIGASAALSVAGIPFAGPVGAARVGYIDGQYVLNPTTSQLSKSAMDLVVAGTETAVLMVESEAKQLSEEIMLGAVVFGHEQSKAVIDAIHELVRDGGKPEVEWSPAPKNDALIARVAHFGEAKLREAYQTKDKQARTTKLKDATAEVNAALAAEAASIGGNAPDSSEVSGILFDLEAKIVRSQILEGEPRIDGRDTRTVRPITIRTGVLPRTHGSALFTRGETQALVVATLGTARDEQKIDALMGEYSDRFMLHYNMPPFATGETGRVGTPKRREIGHGRLAKRALQAALPAAEDFSYSVRLVSEITESNGSSSMASVCGGCLALMDAGVPMQAHVAGIAMGLIKDGSKFAVLTDILGDEDHLGDMDFKVAGTANGITALQMDIKIQGITKEIMQVALAQAKEGRIHILGKMQEAVPHGKTELSDFAPRLITIKINPEKIRDVIGKGGAVIRALTEETGTQIDISDEGVVTIASVDAAAGQEAKRRIEELTASVEVGKVYEGTVLKLLDFGAIVQVLPGKDGLLHISQIANERVNAVADYLKEGQQVRVKVLETDDRGRLKLSMKAAQSDEGGEAAPAAVQ, translated from the coding sequence GTGTTTAATAAAGTTACGAAGACATTCCAGTATGGTCAGCATCAGGTCACCCTGGAAACTGGCGAGATCGCTCGCCAAGCCTCCGGCGCAGTGCTGGTATCGATCGAAGATACCGTTGTGCTGGCTACCGTTGTGGCACGCAAAGATGCCAAGCCAGGTCAGGATTTTTTCCCTTTGACCGTTGATTACGTTGAAAAGACATACGCAGCTGGCCGTATCCCAGGCGGTTTCTTCAAGCGCGAAGGCCGTCCTTCCGAAAAAGAAACCCTGACATCGCGCCTGATCGATCGTCCGATCCGCCCGCTGTTCCCAGAAGGTTACCTGAATGAAGTGCAAGTCATCATTCACGTGCTGTCGGTCAATCCAGAAATCGATCCAGACATCGCTGCAATGATCGGCGCCTCCGCCGCCTTGTCGGTTGCCGGCATTCCTTTCGCCGGCCCGGTCGGCGCTGCGCGCGTTGGTTATATCGACGGCCAATACGTCTTGAACCCAACCACTTCGCAACTGAGCAAGTCAGCCATGGACCTGGTGGTTGCCGGTACTGAAACCGCCGTGCTGATGGTGGAATCGGAAGCCAAGCAATTGTCGGAAGAAATCATGCTGGGCGCGGTTGTATTCGGCCACGAGCAATCGAAGGCAGTGATCGACGCGATCCATGAATTGGTGCGCGACGGCGGCAAGCCTGAAGTCGAATGGAGCCCGGCGCCAAAGAACGACGCACTGATCGCGCGCGTTGCCCATTTCGGCGAAGCCAAGCTGCGTGAAGCCTACCAGACCAAAGACAAGCAAGCTCGCACCACCAAGCTGAAAGACGCTACTGCCGAAGTCAACGCGGCGCTGGCTGCTGAAGCTGCATCGATCGGCGGCAATGCACCTGATTCGTCCGAAGTCAGCGGCATCCTGTTTGACCTGGAAGCCAAGATCGTGCGTTCGCAGATCCTCGAAGGCGAGCCGCGCATCGACGGTCGCGACACGCGTACCGTGCGTCCGATCACCATCCGTACCGGCGTCCTGCCGCGTACCCACGGCTCGGCTCTGTTCACCCGTGGCGAAACCCAGGCGCTGGTAGTCGCCACGCTGGGCACCGCACGCGACGAACAAAAGATCGACGCGCTGATGGGCGAGTACTCGGACCGCTTCATGCTGCATTACAACATGCCACCGTTCGCTACTGGCGAAACCGGTCGCGTTGGTACGCCAAAGCGCCGCGAAATCGGCCACGGCCGTCTGGCCAAGCGTGCTCTGCAAGCAGCACTGCCGGCAGCGGAAGATTTCAGCTACTCGGTACGCCTGGTATCGGAAATCACTGAATCCAACGGTTCTTCGTCGATGGCTTCGGTCTGCGGCGGCTGCCTGGCTCTGATGGACGCCGGTGTGCCGATGCAAGCGCACGTGGCCGGTATCGCCATGGGCCTGATCAAGGACGGCAGCAAGTTCGCTGTCCTGACCGACATCCTGGGCGATGAAGATCACCTCGGCGACATGGACTTCAAGGTAGCTGGTACAGCTAACGGTATCACTGCATTGCAGATGGATATCAAGATCCAGGGCATCACCAAGGAAATCATGCAGGTCGCTCTGGCGCAAGCTAAAGAAGGCCGTATCCATATCCTGGGCAAGATGCAGGAAGCGGTACCGCACGGTAAAACCGAGCTGTCCGATTTCGCTCCGCGCCTGATCACCATCAAGATCAATCCGGAAAAAATCCGCGACGTGATCGGCAAGGGCGGCGCAGTGATTCGCGCGCTGACCGAAGAAACCGGCACCCAGATCGATATCAGCGACGAAGGCGTCGTGACTATCGCTTCGGTAGATGCAGCTGCGGGCCAGGAAGCCAAGCGCCGTATCGAAGAACTGACTGCTTCGGTTGAAGTAGGCAAGGTCTACGAAGGCACGGTCCTGAAGCTGCTGGACTTCGGCGCAATCGTCCAGGTCCTGCCAGGTAAAGACGGTCTGCTGCACATCAGCCAGATCGCCAATGAGCGCGTGAATGCTGTCGCCGACTACCTGAAAGAAGGCCAGCAAGTGCGCGTCAAGGTTCTCGAGACCGACGACCGCGGCCGTTTGAAACTGTCGATGAAGGCAGCGCAGTCTGATGAAGGCGGCGAAGCTGCTCCGGCAGCAGTGCAGTAA
- a CDS encoding NAD(P)/FAD-dependent oxidoreductase yields MDTTVKLAPALNSANSVIETDAVIVGAGPVGLFQVFELGLLEIKAHVIDSLPVVGGQCVELYPDKPIYDIPAVPVCTGQELTDNLLKQIEPFEPTFHLNQEVTLVARREDNRFDLETSAGTRFITKTIFIAAGVGSFQPRTIKVEGIDQFDNSQLFYRVKDPAQFHGKNLVICGGGDSALDWALDLVGKAESVVLLHRREEFRAAPASVAKMKALCEAYEMQFLVGQVTGHEAKDGKLSEIKVTGPDGVTRRLPLDTLLVFFGLSPKLGPIAEWGLDIERKQLRVVDTEKFETNVPGIFAVGDINTYPGKKKLILSGFHEAALAAFGAAPYIFPDKKIHMQYTTTSPKLHKILGVESPVFD; encoded by the coding sequence ATGGATACCACCGTCAAACTTGCACCTGCACTCAATTCTGCCAACAGCGTGATCGAAACCGATGCCGTCATCGTCGGCGCCGGTCCGGTCGGCCTGTTCCAGGTCTTTGAACTCGGCCTGCTGGAAATCAAGGCCCACGTCATCGACTCGCTGCCGGTAGTCGGCGGCCAGTGCGTGGAGCTGTATCCGGACAAGCCGATCTACGACATTCCTGCGGTTCCGGTCTGCACCGGCCAGGAACTGACCGACAACCTGCTGAAGCAGATCGAGCCGTTCGAGCCGACTTTCCACCTGAACCAGGAAGTCACTCTGGTGGCGCGCCGCGAAGACAACCGCTTCGACCTGGAAACTTCGGCCGGCACCCGCTTCATCACCAAGACCATTTTCATCGCCGCCGGCGTCGGCTCGTTCCAGCCACGCACCATCAAGGTCGAAGGCATCGACCAGTTCGACAACTCACAGCTGTTCTACCGGGTCAAGGATCCAGCCCAGTTCCACGGCAAGAACCTGGTGATTTGCGGCGGCGGCGACTCCGCGCTGGACTGGGCGCTGGACCTGGTCGGCAAGGCTGAATCGGTGGTGCTGCTGCACCGTCGCGAAGAATTCCGCGCCGCCCCTGCTTCCGTCGCCAAAATGAAAGCGCTGTGCGAAGCCTATGAAATGCAATTCCTGGTCGGCCAGGTTACCGGCCATGAAGCCAAGGATGGCAAGCTGAGCGAAATCAAGGTCACCGGCCCGGACGGCGTCACCCGCCGCCTGCCGCTGGACACCCTGCTGGTGTTCTTCGGCCTGTCGCCAAAACTCGGCCCGATCGCTGAATGGGGCCTGGATATCGAGCGCAAGCAGCTGAGAGTGGTCGACACCGAGAAATTTGAAACCAATGTGCCGGGCATCTTTGCGGTGGGCGACATCAACACTTATCCGGGCAAGAAGAAGCTGATCCTGTCGGGCTTCCATGAAGCCGCGCTGGCCGCTTTCGGCGCTGCGCCTTACATTTTCCCGGACAAGAAGATCCACATGCAATACACCACCACATCGCCGAAGCTGCACAAGATCCTGGGTGTGGAATCGCCGGTATTCGATTAA
- the fdxA gene encoding ferredoxin FdxA — translation MTHVVTESCIRCRYTDCVDVCPVDCFRQGPNFLSIDPDECIDCAVCVAECPVNAIYAEEDVPADQLHFIKLNEDLSRHWPSITKTIAPLAEAEEWKDVKEKLDFLQR, via the coding sequence ATGACCCACGTTGTGACCGAATCTTGCATTCGCTGCCGCTATACCGACTGCGTGGATGTATGCCCGGTTGATTGCTTCCGCCAAGGCCCGAATTTCCTGTCGATCGACCCTGACGAGTGCATCGACTGCGCGGTATGCGTCGCCGAGTGCCCGGTCAACGCCATCTATGCTGAAGAAGATGTGCCGGCGGACCAGCTGCATTTCATCAAATTGAATGAAGACCTGTCGCGCCACTGGCCATCGATCACCAAGACCATCGCTCCTCTGGCCGAAGCCGAGGAATGGAAGGATGTCAAAGAAAAATTGGATTTTTTGCAACGTTAA
- a CDS encoding cation diffusion facilitator family transporter, translated as MSSSNEGSTKAIFYALGANGGIALAKFAAAVYTGSGAMLAEAIHSLADCTNQVFLLIGLKEAKRPANASHPMGYARVVYFWAMMVALLLFFVGGAFSVMEGVEHLKHPQPISTPWIALGVLGVSVVLEAFSLRGALVEIRKIAQGKPFMQWFRETRQSELMVVAGEDIAALAGLALAFAAVSLTVVTGNPLWDACGTIAVGVLLMIVAVLVIREVKAMVTGESAAPEVHAAIKAYIEADADVAGVRNLISMQWGEQVMVAVQAVMQPQPSAVALVDAINRIEAGIQQRWPQVHWCFFEPDHASPAPSAASDI; from the coding sequence ATGTCATCTTCCAATGAGGGCTCCACCAAAGCCATCTTTTATGCCTTGGGGGCCAATGGCGGCATCGCGCTGGCGAAATTCGCCGCGGCCGTCTATACCGGCTCGGGGGCGATGCTGGCGGAAGCGATCCACTCGCTGGCCGACTGCACCAACCAGGTGTTCCTGCTGATCGGCCTGAAAGAAGCCAAGCGGCCGGCCAACGCCTCCCATCCCATGGGCTACGCGCGGGTAGTGTATTTCTGGGCGATGATGGTGGCCCTGTTGCTGTTTTTTGTCGGCGGCGCATTTTCAGTGATGGAAGGGGTCGAGCACCTGAAGCATCCGCAGCCGATCAGTACTCCCTGGATCGCGCTCGGCGTGCTGGGCGTGTCGGTGGTGCTGGAGGCTTTCTCCCTGCGCGGCGCGCTGGTGGAAATCCGCAAGATTGCGCAGGGCAAGCCTTTCATGCAATGGTTCCGCGAAACCCGGCAGTCGGAACTGATGGTGGTGGCAGGGGAGGATATCGCCGCGCTGGCCGGGCTGGCGCTGGCGTTTGCCGCGGTTTCCCTGACCGTGGTTACCGGCAATCCATTGTGGGACGCCTGCGGCACGATCGCGGTGGGCGTCTTGCTGATGATCGTCGCGGTGCTGGTGATCCGCGAGGTGAAGGCCATGGTCACCGGCGAGTCGGCAGCGCCGGAGGTGCATGCCGCGATCAAGGCATACATCGAAGCCGATGCCGACGTCGCCGGCGTGCGCAACCTGATTTCCATGCAGTGGGGCGAGCAAGTCATGGTTGCGGTGCAGGCCGTGATGCAGCCGCAGCCGTCCGCCGTGGCGCTGGTGGACGCCATCAACCGTATCGAAGCCGGCATCCAGCAGCGCTGGCCGCAGGTGCACTGGTGTTTTTTCGAGCCCGATCACGCGTCGCCGGCGCCGAGCGCGGCATCGGACATATAA
- the pncB gene encoding nicotinate phosphoribosyltransferase: MIITSLLDTDLYKFTMMQVVLHHFPAAEVEYRYKCRNQGVDLRPYVDEIRDEIAGLCRLRFQEQELAYLSSMRFIKNDFIDFLSLFHLQQKYISVQPSAADNGEIDITVKGPWLHTILFEVPVLAIVNEVYFRGTQTTPDHAEGRSRLQSKMALIRDNPVMAGCKVADYGTRRRFSRSWHEEVVQTLQRDFSQHLVGTSNVYFAMKYGMTPLGTMAHEYLQACQSLGPRLRDSQIYGFEMWAKEYRGDLGIALSDVYGMDAFLRDFDLYFCKLFDGARHDSGDPFEWGERLIKHYQDNRVDPSTKTLVFSDSLDFAKVNELYLRFKDRTRVAFGVGTNLTNDLGYTPLQIVMKMVRCNGQPVAKLSDTPSKNMCDDQPYLNYLRQVFEIAEPVKVAGQ; this comes from the coding sequence ATGATCATTACTTCGCTGCTCGACACCGATCTGTATAAATTCACGATGATGCAGGTGGTCTTGCATCATTTCCCAGCGGCGGAAGTGGAGTATCGCTATAAATGCCGCAACCAGGGCGTCGACCTGCGGCCTTATGTCGATGAAATCCGCGACGAGATCGCCGGTCTGTGCCGTTTGCGTTTCCAGGAGCAGGAGCTGGCCTATCTCAGCAGCATGCGCTTCATCAAGAACGACTTTATCGATTTCCTCAGCCTGTTCCACCTGCAGCAGAAATACATCAGCGTGCAGCCGTCGGCGGCCGATAATGGCGAGATCGATATTACGGTCAAGGGCCCTTGGCTGCACACGATCTTGTTTGAAGTACCGGTGCTGGCGATCGTCAACGAAGTGTATTTCCGCGGCACGCAGACCACGCCGGATCATGCGGAAGGGCGCAGCCGCCTGCAAAGCAAGATGGCGCTGATCCGCGACAATCCAGTCATGGCCGGCTGCAAGGTGGCCGACTACGGCACGCGCCGGCGGTTTTCCCGCAGTTGGCACGAAGAAGTAGTGCAGACCCTGCAGCGCGATTTTTCCCAGCATCTGGTCGGCACCTCCAACGTTTATTTCGCTATGAAGTACGGCATGACGCCGCTCGGCACCATGGCCCACGAATACCTGCAGGCCTGCCAGTCGCTCGGCCCGCGGCTGCGCGATTCGCAGATCTACGGCTTTGAAATGTGGGCCAAGGAATACCGCGGCGATCTCGGCATTGCCTTGTCCGACGTCTACGGCATGGATGCCTTCCTGCGCGACTTCGACCTGTACTTCTGCAAGCTGTTCGACGGCGCCCGCCACGATTCCGGCGATCCCTTCGAATGGGGCGAGCGCCTGATCAAGCATTACCAGGACAACCGTGTAGATCCTTCGACCAAGACGCTGGTGTTTTCCGACAGCCTGGATTTCGCCAAGGTCAACGAGCTGTACCTGCGTTTCAAGGATCGCACGCGGGTCGCTTTCGGGGTCGGCACCAATCTGACCAACGATCTGGGCTATACGCCCTTGCAAATCGTCATGAAGATGGTACGGTGCAATGGCCAGCCGGTGGCCAAGCTGTCCGATACGCCGTCCAAGAACATGTGCGACGACCAGCCTTACCTGAACTACCTGCGCCAGGTTTTCGAGATCGCCGAGCCGGTCAAGGTGGCCGGGCAATAG
- a CDS encoding sodium:proton antiporter, which translates to MHKKILAVLIACLPVAAQAAELDGAQLSAWWGVPFMGLLLSIALGPLLAPAFWHDHFGKITVAWSLAFLIPCALGFGVPTAVAGVVHAFLAEYFPFIILLTALFVVAGGICLRGHLRGTPAMNTGLLALGTVLASLMGTTGAAMLLIRPVINANEDRKHTVHIVVFFIFLVANAGGALTPLGDPPLFLGFLKGVDFSWTFKNIFGQTMFMWGTLLVIFYLLDNYYFHTKGEQLPPKPDPFTPGVRLHFEGKFNFVLLAVVVALVLMSGFWKPGVSYNIYGTVVELQNLLRDGLLLVVILLSLWLTPKIAREGNDFSWGPILEVAKLFAGIFVTIAPVIAMLRAGEHGAFGMVVRAVTGSDGQPNNAMYFWATGVLSSFLDNAPTYLVFFNTASGDAVELMTRLAATLAAISCGAVFMGANSYIGNAPNLMVKAIAEERGIKMPSFFGYMAWACVVLLPLFAVMTLIFF; encoded by the coding sequence TTGCATAAAAAAATACTTGCCGTCCTGATTGCCTGCCTACCCGTCGCGGCGCAGGCCGCTGAACTCGACGGCGCCCAGCTGTCCGCCTGGTGGGGCGTGCCGTTCATGGGCCTGCTGCTCTCGATTGCGCTTGGACCCTTGCTGGCGCCGGCTTTCTGGCACGATCATTTCGGCAAGATTACAGTGGCCTGGTCGCTGGCTTTCCTGATTCCCTGCGCGCTCGGCTTCGGCGTGCCGACCGCCGTCGCCGGCGTGGTGCATGCCTTCCTGGCCGAATATTTTCCCTTCATCATCCTGCTGACCGCCTTGTTCGTGGTGGCCGGCGGCATCTGCCTGCGCGGCCATTTGCGCGGCACGCCCGCCATGAATACCGGCCTGCTGGCGCTGGGCACTGTGCTGGCCAGCCTGATGGGCACCACCGGCGCCGCCATGCTGCTGATCCGGCCGGTGATCAACGCCAATGAAGACCGCAAGCACACGGTGCACATTGTCGTCTTCTTCATTTTCCTGGTAGCGAATGCCGGCGGCGCGCTGACGCCGCTGGGCGATCCGCCGCTGTTCCTGGGCTTCCTCAAGGGTGTGGATTTTTCCTGGACCTTCAAGAACATCTTCGGCCAGACCATGTTCATGTGGGGCACGCTGCTGGTGATTTTCTACCTGCTGGACAATTACTATTTCCACACCAAGGGCGAGCAGCTGCCGCCTAAACCGGACCCATTCACGCCCGGCGTCAGGCTGCATTTCGAAGGCAAGTTCAATTTTGTCCTGCTGGCGGTAGTGGTGGCGCTGGTGCTGATGAGCGGCTTCTGGAAGCCGGGCGTCAGCTATAACATCTACGGCACCGTGGTCGAGTTGCAGAACCTGCTGCGCGATGGCCTGCTGCTGGTGGTGATCCTGCTTTCGCTGTGGCTGACGCCGAAGATCGCCCGTGAAGGCAACGACTTCAGCTGGGGTCCCATCCTTGAAGTGGCCAAGCTGTTTGCCGGCATTTTCGTCACCATCGCACCGGTTATCGCCATGCTGCGGGCCGGCGAGCACGGCGCTTTCGGCATGGTGGTGCGCGCTGTCACCGGTTCCGACGGCCAGCCCAACAACGCCATGTATTTCTGGGCCACCGGCGTCCTCTCGTCCTTCCTCGACAATGCTCCGACCTACCTGGTGTTCTTCAATACCGCTTCCGGCGATGCGGTCGAACTGATGACCAGGCTGGCGGCGACGCTGGCGGCGATTTCCTGCGGCGCGGTGTTCATGGGCGCCAACAGTTATATCGGCAACGCGCCTAACCTGATGGTCAAGGCGATTGCGGAAGAGCGCGGCATCAAGATGCCATCCTTCTTCGGCTACATGGCATGGGCGTGCGTGGTGCTGCTGCCGCTGTTCGCGGTGATGACCTTGATATTTTTTTGA
- a CDS encoding D-glycerate dehydrogenase, whose translation MKPKILMARAVFPEVIARMEQYFEVESNQEDRIFSAAELAEKLHDKDGVIATASERISAELLQSSPRLKAVCNQAVGYNNIDVAAATKAGVMVTNTPDVLNETTADFGWALLMATARRVTEAEHWLRAGHWKQWRYDSFLGADVHGATLGIIGMGRIGQAIARRSMGFDMQVLYHNRSRLAPELEARANQARYVSKEELLGAADHVILVLPYSKDSHHTIGGAELAMMKPGATLVNLARGGIVDDLALIAALRDKKIAAAGLDVFENEPALHPDFLGLSNVVLTPHIASASEPTRRAMADCAADNLLAALLPDKDRMYPPNLLNPEVLGKVTLAKQ comes from the coding sequence ATGAAACCAAAGATACTGATGGCGCGGGCGGTGTTCCCGGAAGTAATTGCAAGAATGGAGCAGTACTTCGAGGTGGAAAGCAACCAGGAAGACCGCATCTTCAGCGCCGCCGAACTGGCTGAAAAGCTGCATGACAAGGACGGCGTGATCGCCACTGCCAGCGAACGCATCTCGGCCGAGTTGCTGCAGTCCAGCCCGCGCCTGAAGGCGGTCTGCAACCAGGCCGTCGGCTACAACAATATCGATGTGGCGGCGGCCACCAAGGCTGGCGTGATGGTCACCAATACGCCGGACGTGCTTAACGAAACCACCGCCGACTTCGGCTGGGCCTTGCTGATGGCGACCGCGCGCCGTGTCACCGAGGCCGAGCACTGGCTGCGCGCCGGCCACTGGAAGCAGTGGCGCTACGATAGCTTCCTGGGAGCGGACGTGCATGGCGCCACGCTGGGCATCATCGGCATGGGCCGCATCGGCCAGGCGATTGCGCGGCGTTCGATGGGCTTCGACATGCAGGTGCTGTACCACAACCGTTCGCGCCTGGCGCCTGAGCTCGAAGCGCGCGCCAACCAGGCGCGCTATGTCAGCAAGGAAGAACTGCTGGGCGCCGCCGACCACGTGATCCTGGTACTGCCGTATTCCAAGGACTCGCACCACACCATCGGCGGCGCCGAACTGGCCATGATGAAGCCGGGCGCGACCCTGGTCAACCTGGCGCGCGGCGGCATTGTCGACGACCTGGCGCTGATCGCCGCCTTGCGCGACAAGAAGATTGCCGCGGCCGGACTCGACGTGTTCGAGAACGAACCGGCGCTGCATCCCGATTTCCTGGGTTTGTCGAACGTGGTGCTGACGCCGCATATCGCCAGCGCTTCAGAGCCGACGCGGCGCGCGATGGCCGACTGCGCAGCGGACAACCTGCTGGCGGCCTTGCTGCCGGATAAGGATAGGATGTATCCGCCCAACCTGCTTAATCCCGAAGTGCTGGGCAAGGTGACGCTAGCCAAGCAATAA
- a CDS encoding acyl-CoA-binding protein: MTLQAQFAQAQADSKTLSERPDNMTMLKMYALFKQGSSGDVQGERPGMTDFVGRAKWDAWNELKGSPQEAAQQQYIDLVEGLKD; this comes from the coding sequence ATGACACTCCAAGCCCAATTCGCACAAGCCCAGGCCGACTCCAAGACACTCAGCGAGCGTCCTGACAATATGACTATGCTGAAGATGTACGCGCTGTTCAAGCAAGGCAGCAGCGGCGACGTCCAAGGCGAACGCCCAGGCATGACCGACTTTGTCGGCCGCGCCAAATGGGATGCCTGGAACGAGCTGAAAGGCAGTCCCCAGGAAGCTGCGCAGCAGCAGTACATCGACTTGGTCGAAGGCTTGAAAGACTAA
- a CDS encoding FKBP-type peptidyl-prolyl cis-trans isomerase, protein MSTTTTVSGLQYEEVTVGDGAEAKAGNHVTVHYTGWLQNSDGSAGKKFDSSKDRNDPFEFPLGAGHVIKGWDEGVQGMKIGGVRKLIIPAALGYGPRGAGGVIPPNATLIFEVELLGV, encoded by the coding sequence ATGTCGACCACCACTACCGTTTCCGGCCTGCAGTACGAGGAAGTCACCGTTGGCGATGGCGCTGAAGCAAAGGCCGGCAATCATGTAACCGTGCATTACACCGGCTGGCTGCAGAATTCCGACGGCAGCGCCGGCAAGAAGTTCGACTCCAGCAAGGACCGCAACGACCCGTTCGAGTTTCCGCTGGGCGCCGGCCATGTCATCAAGGGCTGGGATGAAGGCGTGCAAGGCATGAAAATCGGCGGCGTGCGCAAGCTGATCATTCCGGCAGCGCTGGGTTACGGCCCGCGCGGCGCCGGCGGCGTGATTCCACCAAACGCCACATTGATTTTTGAAGTTGAACTGCTGGGCGTATAA